From Equus quagga isolate Etosha38 chromosome 3, UCLA_HA_Equagga_1.0, whole genome shotgun sequence, one genomic window encodes:
- the CXCL10 gene encoding C-X-C motif chemokine 10 codes for MNQSAVLIFCLIFLTLSGTQGIPLSRTTRCTCINISDRPIPPRSLEKLEMIPASQSCQRVEIIATMKKNGEKRCLNPESKTVKNLLKAISKERSKRSP; via the exons ATGAATCAAAGTGCTGTTCTTATATTCTGCCTTATCTTTCTGACTCTGAGTGGAACTCAAG GAATACCTCTCTCTAGAACTACACGCTGTACCTGCATTAACATTAGTGATCGACCTATTCCTCCAAGGTCCTTAGAAAAACTTGAAATGATTCCTGCAAGTCAATCTTGTCAACGTGTTGAGATCAT TGccacaatgaaaaagaatgggGAGAAAAGGTGTCTGAATCCAGAGTCCAAGACCGTCAAGAATTTACTGAAAGCAATTAGCAAGGAAAG GTCTAAAAGATCTCCTTGA